Below is a genomic region from Canis lupus familiaris isolate Mischka breed German Shepherd chromosome 25, alternate assembly UU_Cfam_GSD_1.0, whole genome shotgun sequence.
GGTAGGAGGAGGAATGAATGGAGTACCCAGTACCCCTTTCATCCAGAGCATCTCCACTTTTATGACTTTGATGTTTTCTTTGGTAAAAAGGTTCCAtgtgaaaaagaaacagcaacaacaattAAACTCTACTGAACTAGTCCAATTTCCTCATGTTTCAGCTGAGATTCTGGGAGCCATGGGGATTTTGCCTAAATGACACAGCTGGTTTGTGCTGGTGCCAGGGTAGAGTGTGGGACTTTTGAATCCTAGGCCATGGCTTTTTGCTTTATCTTGCTGTTTAGTCTTTCCTGGAGCAAGGACTCTTTTGGGAACTGATGAAACTTTCTTGTTTGgttcatttctccttttaaaaaagtgCATATCATAAATTTTGCCTTCAATATTTGGGAGTCTCAGAAATCCCTGAAGCTAATCTAATCCACAGACTCCTGCTTTCCTTTGTAATACATTTGCTTGAATTGTGTTGGTCACCTTTACCATTTTCCTTCTGTGggtgggttttatttatttatttatttttaaagttttttttttttaattttgtatttatttatgacagtcacacagagagagagagagagagaggcagagacacaggcagagggagaagcaggctccacgcaccgggagcctgacgtgggattcgatcccaggtctccaggatcgcgccctgggccaaaggcaggcaccaaaccgctgcgccacccagggatccctgtgggtgtgttttaaaaaaaagtatttggtgATTTGAATCATTGGATGACTGTTTGTGCTAAGCCTCTCCCTTCATTGGCTTTTGGTAATTTGCCAGTGGGTGAGGGAGTGTATTACTCAGTATCCTCCTACCTGCATGTTGAAGATAGTCTCTCTTGGCAGGCTGCAAGATGAACAACgttaatgtggtatatacacCGTGGGCTAACCTGAAGAAAACAGCTGACATGGATGTGGGACAGATAGGCTTTCACAGGCAGAAGGATGTAAGTGTTGCGTACCACCAGAGGAGGTGGAGTGGAGTCCTGGGCTTTTCTGTTTCCTGCCAGCATTGCTGAAGGCTCAGCATGATGCCTGCTTTCTAAATCCCTTTCAGCTGGTTTGCTCTGGCCCCTAGAAAGCATCTCCTCTGTTCTGGGGGCAAAATCTACAATAAAGATTCAATATTGTTCCTGGCCCCCTCAAAGGTGAAAATTGTGACTGTGGAGAAGAAAGTGAATGAGATCCTGAACCGGTTGGAAAAGACCAAAATGGAGCGGTTCCCTGACCTAGCAGCAGAGAAGGAATGCAGAGACCGGGAagagaggaatgagaaaaaaGCCCAAATTCAGGagatgaaaaggagagaaaaggaagagatgaagaagaagcGAGAAATGGACGAACTAAGGTATGTCGGAGCTGCAGTGTTGGTGTCAACCTTGGAGGCTCCTTGCTGCTGATTTTCATCAGGGACCAGCCCATAGAAAGATATACTGGTGGAGGGTGGGATGCAGGACACACTCAGGGCCTGAGTAGCCTCGGAGAAGGTGGTTGTACTGATGAGTGTTGGTCAATTGACGCCCTTTGGTAGAGACAGGGTATAAGTGCGTGTGCAGTAAAAGAGCCCATTTTATTCTTAGATAAACCGTCAGAGGTTATCTTTAGCATTCAGTTTGTAAACctcttcaggaaaagaaaaagcggTATATTAGCGGTTTAACATTGACTAGCTATGGTATTTGAATAAGGTTGTCTTAGCTCTGAAGGCCAATGCTAGTAattcttaaaatctgtttttaaaccCCTCCCCCTTTTgggactcctggtggctcagtggttgagtgtctgctcttggctcaggttgtgatcccatggtcctggtattgagttcccaatcaggctccccgtggaaagcctgcttctccctctgcctgtgtctctgcctttttctctgtgtctctcatgaataaataaatatttttttaaattaaaaaataatcccccctttttttcagtattttgaaagtTGGAAATAATTAATGTAATGTGGCCTACCCCAATGTAATATAAAggcactacattttaaaatgataaatagtaGAGgttacctggctggctcattctgAGTcttgttgatctcagggttgtgagttcaatcctcacattgggtgtagagcctgcttaataaaataaaataaaatctttgaaaaataaatacaaataagtaaGATAATAAATAGTAGTTAGTATACAATTTGGATCCTGAAATTCTAGGGTATGAGAATATTGACTCTGTTAGTTTTCTGTGGtttttataacaaattatcacaaatttagtggcttcaGACAACAtagatttattatcttatagttccaTCCATCCATATGTTAAAAGTTCAACATGATTCTCACTGGGCTAatatcaaggtgtcagcagggctgtgttcctttctggagctTTAAGGGAGAATCTTGACTTTTCCATCTCCTAGAGGCTACCCacatcccttcctccatcttcaaagtcagcaacaTGGCATCTCTGAGACCCTCCCTCCATAATTGCAGTCCCATCTCTGACCACAGCTTTCTCTACTGTGTAGGACTAGTGTGATgacattgggcccacccagacAATCCATAACCTCTCCATCTAAGATCCACattgcaaagtcccttttgccagaTGAGGTAACATATTTGTGGGTTCTGGAGATGTAGACATCTCTGGGTTATTATTCTGCCCACCATAGTGAATCTGTAGTAGATGTGTTTAGTGTCATACCTAAAGGTACTCCTAGGTTTTCTTTGTCACAGAAGGAATTTAGTCCTGCAGTTTCTACTCATTGAATTTCTAGATTTTCCCACAATTCTCCATAGATAGCCATTTGTGTTAAGTAtaccaaaaagaaagaggagaagaaaatatattgttGTGCCTTTGCGAATAGTATATAGGAACAAAATGAGCTGTCTTGCCATGTCCTGACTCAGTTTTCTTGGAATACACTGAATTATTAGATTGTTGGGTCAGAACATAGGTATTATGATGAAGTACTGGTATTTTTCAGTTATCTGCATGCATATGCTCCCTTTGGGGGTTCTGCGAAAACGGGATAAGTGGCttcatttaaaatacagtattcgAATGGAGAACTCTGGAAATGTTATCCTGAGTTATCTGTCAACACAAGACAAACAAATTTACAGATTTGGGTTTGACCTAGATTGTGAGTCTGCTTTGTGTTGtgagtgaaagaaaaattatcaacTCAGCGCAACAAGATGTGTGGAATTTTGAGCAATATGAGATTGAGagtaatatattcatttttgttttttgtgtggtGTGGGAAAAAGATTGAAAACATACCTTCTTGTGCCCTTTACAAAGCTAACAGTTTTATTTAGAAACATATGTTGGGAATATAATACCACCTAATTTACTTAAAAACTTAACAGGAAAGAATAGCTAGTATTTTGGACACTCGTCATCTGCCAAACACTGTACTGTGTTTAgctgcattatctcatttaatcccaacAATAGTCTTATGAGacaaatattgttattatttgtattttccagaaGAGGCAACAGCTTGACAAGCAGTTAAGTAGCTTGTACAAAGTCACACATAGTTTAGTATGAGTCTTAAGCTCACACATGCTATTACCACTCTTCTACCTCTGCTCAGTCTATTCGGcgttaaagtaaaatttattccagggcacctgggtggctcagtggttgagcgtctgcctttggctcaggtggtggtcctggggtcgagcccctcattgggctccctacatggaggctatctctccctttgcctctgtgtgtgtgtgtgtgtgtgtgtgtctcatgaataaataaataaaatatttttaaaaactaagtaaaatttattcCATATGAATCAAGTAATTTATAGATAGAGTAATcttcttaaaatgcatttttgtttcaAATCAAGCTGCGTACTAGTAAATAGGGGATTTTGTATGTGTGATTctattagtttaaaataaaacacaatgttCATATCTCCCAGGTTTTCTTTTGTAGTATCaagaacacataaaatatttaaataagctGAGGGGGGGAAAAATCTCATTGttaattgaatgaaatatttgCCTCAAAAACAAATTTATCTAACCAGTCCTATTTTTTAAGCTGTCCCTAGTCCCttgtaatttttccatttgttttctcagaCACAAATTTTTATCCTACATTGCTCTGGTACATatatatcaaaaggaaaatgtaaatggaataaatggaaaaattacttttctagTCCCATGTTTTTCTACACAGTTTTGTCCctgctgctttctttttaataaatgatcatggatctcaaaaaaccaaaaacaactgATGTGTTTATTTCTGAGACCTGTGCCTCAACAATGACTTGCTTTTCTAAGCTCCTGGAGCTAGAAGGATGTGAGGCAGAGCTGCAGAGTGGGGAACCCATGCAGGTACAGACCAAGGACTTGCTTGTTTGCGTGCTGTGTCCTGCAACTTCTGTGAAATTCCAGCTACCAGTGCTTGCTTCTGACCTGTCTtagaatttgttttaatatatttctggtgcaaaaaaaaaaatttctggtgCATCTATCACCTTAGTTTCTATTCTTTGACTCTCCCACCCAAGAGATCAAATGCTGGGCCTACGGAATCTTCTCATTCTCAAGTCTTTCACTTGGCTTTCTGACAATGAAAATTTCATTAACTTTCACCAGCAGTCAGTTCTTTTATTTGGACCATCTGGTAGCATATATCCACTTCAGTTGCTGCGATTGCTTAAGAAACGACTTTTGAATCTGCAGGGGATTCTGTAGAGAAGCCAAGAAGATATTCTCATCCCAGAAGTTATCCGCAATGCTTGCAGATGATTTCAGCAAAGAAATATTCAACAGCTTCATATCCGGGGATATCCAACTTCCCTCCAATTCTAAAACCATTATTTGCACTCtagtctcctttctcttctcaagTTTTTGGGCAAGAATGGCAATAAGCTTCTCATTTCTAATGTCTACTGTGACAAAAGAAATGGATGGAATTGCCATTGTAAAATCTCAAGTTCTTTGAGCTCTAGTTTGGTCCCTATCTTGTCAGCCCTCAGCTCAACAAGGAACAAAGCCAAGCCCACCCCTTAGAAGACACAACTTCTGCTCAGAGGCAAAGAGCGGTAGACCTGGAGACAGAACTCCATCTTGTTCTTGCCGATGATTTACTCCTTGTTCTCAGCATGCAGGAACCATAACGATCTGTTTGACAATGTAAATAGGTCTCCGTAAAGATCATCCTTTTCGAtaggttttagaaatatttgggtTGTTGGAAGGATGGTATATGAACACCCTCTGTtcaccatttattttcttcatttaaccaTTGTGAAAATTTCCCCTTCCTTAGACTTCACATATTAATTCTCACTTGCCCATCTTACTCATTAGCTCCTTAACACATGCCCTGTGAGCCCAGGAACTCATGGGGTTTTGGTTTAGAGAGTCTTTGTGTAGGGTTCAGGTGTAGGGAAGAAATCTCAcacattccttcctttccataaCCACTGCACTGTAAGGCATGCATTAAGTAAGACAAGATAACCAGAGACCCAACACAGGTTTTCAGAGTAGTCTTTTGTCTTAGGTGTGACCTTTCCTGCAGAACAAGAGAAGCAGAAGGGCTTTTGCTGGGTCTACATTTGGTTTGAGAGAGCAGGCATTTGGAGAAATCTTTTAGGCAGGTTACCCATGAGTCTCCCAACAGACACCATTTATTGGCAGGTGCTAGGGAAAAGCATCCCTGACTCCCTTCGGTGTGTTCTAACCCTGTTGTTTCATCTCAGTGGAATGCATGGGGTTGGATCCAAATGAAAGCTCACCTGCTGTAGGTcaatcttgtatttatttatttgggctttGTGGTATCGTGTAATAAGCACCAACATCAAAATCAAGCTCTTCCAACATGTGGGTATTTAAACCAGA
It encodes:
- the CCDC25 gene encoding coiled-coil domain-containing protein 25 isoform X3, which encodes MVFYFTSSSDEDLIKHGWPEDIWFHVDKLSSAHVYLRLHKGEKIEDIPKEVLMDCAHLVKANSIQGCKMNNVNVVYTPWANLKKTADMDVGQIGFHRQKDVKIVTVEKKVNEILNRLEKTKMERFPDLAAEKECRDREERNEKKAQIQEMKRREKEEMKKKREMDELRSYSSLMKVENMSSNQDGNDSDEFM
- the CCDC25 gene encoding coiled-coil domain-containing protein 25 isoform X4, which gives rise to MDCAHLVKANSIQGCKMNNVNVVYTPWANLKKTADMDVGQIGFHRQKDVKIVTVEKKVNEILNRLEKTKMERFPDLAAEKECRDREERNEKKAQIQEMKRREKEEMKKKREMDELRSYSSLMKVENMSSNQDGNDSDEFM